CCGATTTCCACGTTTTTCCCTGCGTTTTGTTCAATTCCTTTGTTCCCGGCCGGATCCGTCGTGGTATAATGTTTTTCGGTTGCGCTTTCATCCGCGATTTTGACGAAAAAAGTTGACATGGGTAAGTTTGCGTAATAAACTAGAAATTGAATGAATGGTCATTCATTAAGGAATGAGGGAATGGCATGGCCAAACGGACCGGGGAGAAATATGAGGCGATCATTGACGCTGCCATCCGCGTCATCGCCGAAAACGGTTACCACAACGCCCAGGTGTCCAAAATCGCCCGGGAGGCGAAGGTGGCCGACGGGACGATCTACCTCTATTTCGAAAACAAGGATGATATGCTGATCTCCCTTTTCAATGAAAAAATGGGAGCCTTCATCGAGACCGTCCGGGAAGCTACCGCCCGTGTCGACTCCGCGCCGGATCAGCTCCGGGAACTGATGCGTCTCCATTTTGCGCACCTGGAAAAAAATCCGAAGATGGCGATCGTCACGCAGATCGAATTGCGCCAATCCAATCGGAAGGTGCGCAGGGGGATCGCGGAAACCCTGAAAAAGTACATGGATGTCATCGATGACATCATCCGCTCCGGGATCGATCAAGGGATCTTTCGCCCGGATGTCGATGTACGGGTTGCCCGCCGGATGATCTTCGGCACCTTGGATGAAACCGTTACATCCTGGATCATGAACGATTGCAAGTACAGCCTGATGGATCAGGTGGAACCCATCCATCGCCTGTTCCTATACGGAATGGGCAAGGATGCTCCGCAGCAGAGGGAGGCTCATTCTGAGAAGGAGGGTAACGCATGAACATTTTGGTCTGTCTGAAGCAAACCTTCGACACCGAGGAGCGCATCGTTCTCGAGGATGGCCAAATCAGCGAAGACGGGGTGGAATTTGTCATCAACCCCTACGATGAGTATGCCGTGGAGGAAGCCATCAAGCTGAAGGAAGAGCACGGAGGGGAAGTCACGGTCATCACCGTGGGGCCGGAGCGGGCGGAACAAGCGCTGCGCACGGCCATGGCCATGGGGGCCGACAAGGGAATCATCGTGGATTCCGAGGATCTGGAAGATGCCGATGAATACACCATCGCCAAGATTTTGGCCGAGGTGATCAAGGAACAGGAGTACGATCTCATCCTGTGCGGATACATGGCGGTGGATGACGGCTCGGCGCAGGTGGGACCCCGCCTGGCGGAATTGCTTGGGATTCCCCACATTTCCACCATCACCAAATTGACCATCGACGGCGAAAACGTGGAAGTGGAGAAGGACGTCGAGGGGGACGTGGAAGTCATTCAATCCAAATTGCCCATCCTCTTGACGGCGCAGCAGGGGCTGAATGAGCCGCGCTATCCTTCCCTCCCGGGGATCATGAAGGCGAAGAAAAAGCCCTTGGAGCGCTTGGATCTGGACGATCTCGACCTGGATGAGGATGACATCGAATCCAAGACGGAAACGCTGGAAGTCTTCCTGCCGCCGAAGAAGGAAGCGGGGAAAATCCTGGAGGGCGAGCTGTCTGATCAGGTGAAGGAACTGGTCCAGTTGCTCCGGAACGAGGCAAAGGTGATCTGATCCCGATAAGAGCCGTTTCAACGCTTGTGGCACGGTTCGGAACCGGTTTGAAAAGACCATGTAGACTGCAAGGGGGAAACGTCCATGAGCAGAAACGTTTTGGTACTGGCCGAAGTGCGGGACGGGGGGTTGAGGAACGTCTCCCTGGAATGCCTGGCAGCCGCGCGGCGGGTCACTGACGGGGGAACCATCACGGCCGCCGTATTCGGCAGCAAAGCGAAGGAATTTGCGGAAACGTTGGCTCATCACGGCGCGGACAACGTAGTCGTCGCCACTGATGAGAAACTGGATCAATATACAACGGATGCCTATTTCCAGGCCTTCAAACAAGTGATCGACAAGGTGCAGCCCGACGTCATCCTCACCGGGCATACGGCCATCGGTCGGGATGTGAGCCCGCGGATTGCCGCCCGGATGGGATGGGGGCTCATTTCCGACTGTACCGACGTGCAATCGGCGGATGACCGGATTATTTTCACCCGACCCATTTACGCGGGGAAAGCCTTTGTGAAAAAGGCGGTGAAGGAAGGGACCGTCTTTGCGACGATCCGTCCCAACAACATTCCGGCGGAGGAGGCGGACACCTCCCGTTCCGCCCAGGTGGAGGAGCTGGATATCGCGATTTCCGCCGATTCCCTGCGCACGATTGTGAAGGAAGTGGTCCGCAAGACGGCCGGCGGTGTGGATCTGTCGGAGGCGCGGATCATCGTTTCCGGTGGGCGCGGAGTGAAAAGCGCGGACGGATTTAAAGTCCTTCAGGAGCTGGCCGACGTCCTTGGAGCCGCCGTGGGGGCTTCCCGGGGAGCCTGTGACGCCGGATATTGCGATTATTCCCTGCAGATCGGCCAAACCGGGAAGGTCGTCACGCCGGACCTCTACATCGCCTGCGGGATCTCCGGCGCCATTCAGCACTTGGCCGGGATGTCCAACTCCAAGGTGATCGTTGCCATCAACAAGGATCCGGAGGCGAACATCTTCAACGTGGCCGATTACGGCATCGTGGGGGACCTGTTTGAAGTGGTGCCGATGTTGACGGAGGAATTCAAGAAAGTGCTGGCCGAATCCAACTGATTTGGGTACGCGGGGCGGCGGGCAAGCGGTCTGCCGCCCTTTTTTTTCGGGCGAATTTGGCGTCCTATCTCCCTTTCCACGGCGGATCCCGTCTTGCGCATTTCCGGTAAAAAGCGGCGAAAGGCGTCGCCTTTGGTGTGTTCTCTCGTTTTTTCGCCATCCGAAATACCTTGGATCCTTTGCCGCAGCGTGGTATACTATGTTCGTCGGATCGGAACTTGGTGAATTGAGGAGGTTACCAACAATGGCCATCGTCGAAGTGACGGACCAGAACTTTTCCGACGAAGTGAAATCGGGGACCGTGCTGGTTGATTTCTGGGCACCGTGGTGCGGTCCGTGCAAAATGATCGCTCCCGTTTTGGAGGAGCTGGACAGCGAGATTGGGGATCAATTGAAGATCGCCAAGTTGAATGTCGATAACAACCCGGAAACGGCGGGCCGTTTCGGGGTGATGAGCATTCCGACCCTGATGGTGTTTAAGGACGGCGAAATGGTCTCCAAGATGGTCGGCTTCCAGCCCAAGGAACAGTTGCGGGAGTGGCTCGACTCCTATCTGTGATCTGTGCGCGGGGGTTTGATGCAAAAAGGCTGTTGACCGGAGAAAGGTCAACAGCCTTTTTATCATTTCCAGATCGTTTTCGTGCCCCCGATTTCTCCGCCGTTGTCGCTCTCCTCCGGAAAAAGGCGCGGGCGGAGCCGATTTCGGTAACGGAGGAAAACCACCAGGAGCGACAACACCTGCATGAGAGGGTTCAGCACGTACTGAAGCAGATTGAAGAACAATTCAAGGCCTAAGCTTGTCTCCGTGGGATCGGTTCCCGAGGGATCAAAGGTCGAAATTCCGATGATCGCTCCCAAAATGAAAAAGAGCACGCCGTAGGCGAAATAGATGAGAAAGACGATCAGACCGGAAAGGAATACCTGGCCGAAGGACCGCGCGAAAAGTCGGGCGGAGAGGGCGATGGATTCCCATATTCCGGTATTTTCCGTCACCAGGATGACCGGAGCGTGCAAAAAGACGAGAGCCAGCACGATGAACAACGCCACCGAGAGGAGGGCAAGAAGCAAGCCCATCAAAACCGATGGGGCTCCGCCTTCGGCGATTCCGTATGCGAAGAGGAAGACCCCGGCGGCCAACAAAATGATCGCGGGAAGGTAGAAGAGACCGGTCAGAAGGAGCTGTCCCGCCATCTTCAGCATATAGCGAAACCCTTGGGTAAAATAGGTTTCGATTGAGGAGCGCCCTTCAAAGACCGCATTGCGCATCATCGTGTTCATCCCGGCATTGGTAAATCCCGAGTAAAGGAGCATGATCCCGATGAAAAGCACGATGGTGATCAGCAGCGGAATGACTATCCCCGGAGAAAACAGCTTTTCCAGGATGGCGGCCGGATCCGGGGGTAATGAGTCCAGGGACGCTCCCAATTCGTTCAGCACATCTTTCGCGCTCACGAACAGGATGATCGCCCCGAGAAAAATGATGATAACCGCCGCAATCCCGGTGATCACCCCTGCGGCCAGGGAACCGACGAAAAAGCTGACCCACAGTATCAGTCCATGCCGACGCAACAGTTCAAAATAGTTATCCATGCCTTATACCCTCCATGGCTATTGATTGATCACGATTCGCCCGGAGCGTATCCGGGAGTTGCTCCACCGGAAAACCCTTCCCGGTTCAAGTTGTCGGGAAAGAGATCACTGCGAAGTCGGGTTTTGTAGCGGTGGACGATGGACAGCAGGGATGCGGTAAAGGCGAAGAAAATGGTGCACAGGAGGATCAATACGCCGAACACGGCAAAAATCGCCGCAATGATGTCATTTCCTCCCGTCAGAGCAGTCAACAGAGCGAAGAGGATGACAAGGATCAACCCGACCGAAAAGTAGGTGCCCAGAAGGATTCCCAGGGCGATGAGACCAGACAGCAGGGTTTGGCCCGGTTTTTTGAGGGTCAGGCGAAACGCGAGGCGGATTGAATCCCAAACCGCCGTCCGTTCCACGATCAGTATGAGGGGGGCGTGCAGCGATATCCACAGATACCCGATGAGCAGGACGAAGAGCAGGACGAAGAACAGCAAGCCAAACATCCCCAAAGCGGTATCCGAAGCTTCCCCGCCTCCGGCGAGCAAGCCGCCGAACAGTGTCATGACCAGGATCGGTCCCATGAACAAAATGGCCAAAAGGACTTGCTGCGCAAAGATTCTCCATAAATGCTTAAATCCCGTCGTAAAAAAGAAGCTGATGGATGTTTCACCGCGGAATACCGCGGAGGATGCGGCCCCATAGGCGCCGGCGATCCAAAAACTGTTCGGCAACTGGACGGCGGGGACGAAGAGAAGGAGCAGCACCACTCCGAGGACGATCCCTCCGGGTTCGGAGGCGAAGCTTTCAGCGACCTGATTCGAATCGGCTTCGAGAACGGATGGAACCGACGAAAACATTGTGATCAAGAGAACGGCAAGGATAGCGTACAAAAGCAGCGCCGCATATAAGAGTGCCGTGTGCAGCAGATTTCCGAGAAGCATGGCGAGGGACAGTTTGACACCGTGACGCTTCAGTGTATCGTAGTAGGACTCCGTCAAACGAATTGCCTCCTTTCAAAAAAAATACCGCATCTCTTGTTGGATGAATACGAAGTCCGCCGCATGAGATAGAAAAAAGACGGTCGTTTTCACGCCGTCATGACCACATAGTATCGAATTTCGGAAAAAAAGTAAATCCGTCTGATCATTTCATCTGAAAATCACTTTCTGTTTGAGCTGAAACGAATGCGTGGCCTAGACAATTCCACCACGCAGAATGATTGCCTCATGCATCAGGAACATGCGCCCCTGCAATCTCCCCTTCCCGATTCGGGGATACGGGAAAGAGAAAACTGCGGAGACGGGTCTTGTACCGGTGGACGATGACCAGCAGAGCGGCGGAGAAGGCATAGAAAATAGCGAAGAGGAAGAACAAGACTCCCAAAATGGACAAAATCACCGCGACAGCCCCGTTTCCTCCCGTCAGGGCAACGGAAATCGCGGGGAGGACAACCATGACAAAGACGGCCAGCAAGAGGGTGCCCAGGATGATGGCCAGGGCGATGAGACCGGACAGCAGGGTTTGGCCCGGTTTTTTGATGATCAGACCAAACGCGAGGCGGATCGAATCCCATACCCCCGTTCTTTCCACGATCAGGAGAAGAGGGGCATACATGAACACCCACAAATATCCAACCATGATGAGGAACATCAATAAGGCGGCAATGGGGGAGGGCTCCTCCGTTTCGGCGAGCAGTCCAAAGGGAAGGGTCACAAGAAGGAGCGGAACCATGAAGAAGAGTCCAAGAAGGACTTGCTGACCGAACATTTTCCACAGGTTCCTAAGCCCCTCCGAAAAAAAGGATCCGATGGACGACTCGTCGCGGAAAACGCCGGCAGATGCAGCCCCGTAGGCTCCGGCGATGAAAAAG
This is a stretch of genomic DNA from Planifilum fimeticola. It encodes these proteins:
- a CDS encoding TetR/AcrR family transcriptional regulator, with protein sequence MAKRTGEKYEAIIDAAIRVIAENGYHNAQVSKIAREAKVADGTIYLYFENKDDMLISLFNEKMGAFIETVREATARVDSAPDQLRELMRLHFAHLEKNPKMAIVTQIELRQSNRKVRRGIAETLKKYMDVIDDIIRSGIDQGIFRPDVDVRVARRMIFGTLDETVTSWIMNDCKYSLMDQVEPIHRLFLYGMGKDAPQQREAHSEKEGNA
- a CDS encoding electron transfer flavoprotein subunit beta/FixA family protein, with amino-acid sequence MNILVCLKQTFDTEERIVLEDGQISEDGVEFVINPYDEYAVEEAIKLKEEHGGEVTVITVGPERAEQALRTAMAMGADKGIIVDSEDLEDADEYTIAKILAEVIKEQEYDLILCGYMAVDDGSAQVGPRLAELLGIPHISTITKLTIDGENVEVEKDVEGDVEVIQSKLPILLTAQQGLNEPRYPSLPGIMKAKKKPLERLDLDDLDLDEDDIESKTETLEVFLPPKKEAGKILEGELSDQVKELVQLLRNEAKVI
- a CDS encoding electron transfer flavoprotein subunit alpha/FixB family protein, with the protein product MSRNVLVLAEVRDGGLRNVSLECLAAARRVTDGGTITAAVFGSKAKEFAETLAHHGADNVVVATDEKLDQYTTDAYFQAFKQVIDKVQPDVILTGHTAIGRDVSPRIAARMGWGLISDCTDVQSADDRIIFTRPIYAGKAFVKKAVKEGTVFATIRPNNIPAEEADTSRSAQVEELDIAISADSLRTIVKEVVRKTAGGVDLSEARIIVSGGRGVKSADGFKVLQELADVLGAAVGASRGACDAGYCDYSLQIGQTGKVVTPDLYIACGISGAIQHLAGMSNSKVIVAINKDPEANIFNVADYGIVGDLFEVVPMLTEEFKKVLAESN
- the trxA gene encoding thioredoxin, whose protein sequence is MAIVEVTDQNFSDEVKSGTVLVDFWAPWCGPCKMIAPVLEELDSEIGDQLKIAKLNVDNNPETAGRFGVMSIPTLMVFKDGEMVSKMVGFQPKEQLREWLDSYL